In Xenorhabdus griffiniae, the genomic window TGAAAAATCAAATCAGTCATAGGCATCAGCCATAAGGCAGCCACCGATAAGAAAATACCCATCGCAAATATCAAATTCATCGGCCCACGGTTACCGCCAAACACGCGATCCGATCCCCAGCCTGCCACCAGCGAACCCATAAATCCCCCCACTTCAAAAAGTGATAATACAGCGTTCGCACTCACTAAATCATAATGGTGATATTCTGTCAGATAGAGGTTTCCCCAATCGTTAATAACCGTACGGACGAGATAAACCAAAACGTAACTCAATGAAAGCAACCAAATATATTTATTGCCAAAAACATAGGTTTTCAGTATTTCTTTGGTCGTTAGCCCTTGCCCTTGATTTTCCTGTACCTTTTCTAAATGATCATTACGAAATTGGCCAATGGTCGGTAACCCCATAGTTGCAGGCTTGTCACGTAACCGCCAACATAAAAATATTCCGGCCAAAATACCTAAACAGCCCGGCACAATAAACCCTTCTCGCCAGCTAAAATGTAATGTTAAGAAACTGATAAATAACGCAACCAAAGCGCTGCCTGTATGGTGTGATGTATTCCATAAAGACCACCAAAAACCACGCTCTGAGCGAGAATACCAACTGGTGAGCAATTTGGCGCAGGGTGGCGAACCCCAGCCCTGAAACCACGCATTTAATATCCACAAAAAGGTAAACATCACAATCGAGCTGGACAGACCAAAAAAGATATTAATGATCCCTGTCGCAATTAACCCGATTCCCATGAAATAACGTGGATTGGAGCGATCAGAGATAATGCCGGAAAGAAATTTGGAACAACCATAAGTGATATAAAACAGGGTTCCAATCAGGCCAATCTCGCCTTTATCAAGGCCGAGATCGGTTATCATGGCAGGCATCGCATAGTTGAAACTTTTACGGGTAAAGTAAAACAGCGCATATCCCACATAGAGACTCAGCATGATATGCAAGCGCCAGTAGCGATACTGTTGTCGGATTTCCTCAGCAGATAGCGGCTCGTCATGCATCGGCCTGGATTGAGAAGAAGCTGTCATAAGCGTATTTTAAAGTTTAGGCAAAGTGATAGACAAGTCCGTCCCCGAAGATGTCGAGTCAGCTTGTCGTTTTTCACTGTGAATTGAGAACGTTCCACCCAGCGCCTGCACACGTTCCCGCATACCACGTAAGCCAAACCCTTTCATATGATCCTCAGACTTACAGCCAATACCATTATCTCTGATTAATACATGGATCATCCCGTTGATGGAAAAATGTAATTCAATACGATCCGCTTGAGAATATTTCATGGCATTATTCAGCGCTTCCTGACAAAGGCGATATAACGTAATTTGGGTGGTGTCACTTAGTTGCGCAATTGCCATAGCTGAATCCGTTTCCCAATAAACATCTACCAATATGCCATGGGATGCAAATTCCATATCCCGCAATAATTGCTCAATAGCCTCTTTCAAACCGAGGTCATCAAGAATTTTAGGTCGCAGCCGACTAAGTAACCCTTTAGTTGTATCATAAACGTTGAGGGATAACGATTCGATCGTTTTCGCACAATTAGCGCTAATCGGTGCAACTTCTACCCGCTGGATAATATTGGCCTGAGTACGAATAGCGGTAATATTCTGACCAATTTCATCATGCAGTTCACGCGCAATTTCCCGCCTTACCGATTCTTCTGCTTTTACCAATTGACGGGACAAGCTGTGATTGCAATGAAGTTGACGCTTTAATTGTGCATTAAGATCACGCTGACGCTGCACCGCCATTCCCAGCATGATCCCCGTTAGCGTTTGAGCCAATAGCGATAACAAGAGATCCGTGATCTCTATATTCGAAACACCATTATTCGAGACACCATTGCGCGCGGCAATCAAGGCAATGCTGTTTAGCAAAGTGCCAACCACCGCCCCTTGCCAGCCGTAACGAAAAGCCAGCAAGATAATGGGAATGGCCAGACAAAACGGGGCAAAATAACGCAACTCATTCGGCAGACCAACTTGAAGAAAAATATTCAGTATAAACAATGAACTATAAAGAATAATGTGCTTCAGGTGAAACTGAATACGATGTGATACAAGATTAGCAGTCAGAGGAAACCAAATATTTTGGAACAAGTAGTGCCATATTAAATAGCATAAAGGAACTAACATAACACCACCGGTTAAACTCACCAAAAATGCAATACTCAAAGCAGAATTATGATTACTGATCGCCGCCACATTAATCATAGATGTTGTCAGAATGATACCAGCCATGACTACAAATCGCTGCCATTGGTTGCCACAATAATAACGACTGGCAAACCAAACAAGAGGAAAACTGGCCACGCTAGCTGTTAACACCGTCAACCATTGTAGTTGCCCCATGAGGAGCGTCAAACAAATGGTAAGCCCCCATTCTGCACTGTAAATAGTCGTCCAATAGCGTTTGGGGGTATGGAGAACAATACCGAGGCGCAAAGCAAAAGGAAAAAACAGGATCGCCAGTTCAGAGTCATTGACAAAATAGTAGGCGATAACCCATAAGCAGAACCACCAACAAGAAAACAGTAACCAGCCGCAAAATGAATTAATCAGATATTGACGCATTAAAGATCACTAGTAGCAAAATAATTTGCCAAACCAACGTTATTCGTTACCCCTAATTTACTCATCGCATTGGCTCGATGGACATGTACGGTTTTATGGCTTAATCCTAATTCAGCCGCGATGGCTTTAACATCCATACCACTCGCCAACATCTCTCCAACTTGTCGTTCTCGTCTGGTCAGGTATTCCAATGAAGACGGATTGCTCTTTGATGATGTTAAATTAAGTACAATATCCGGTGTAAGATAACAACCATTATTGGCGGTCGTCCGCACCGCTTGAATCAGTTCATCCGGGCTGCAACGTTTACTGAGATAACCGCGCGCACCTGCTTTCAAGGCATTTTCCACCATTGTGGCAGAATCATGAACACTCAGCATAATACAGGTAATACCTGAGGGAGGATCTTTCAGTAGTGAAAGCCCGCTTTCATCTTTCATTGAAATATCAAGAATACAAACCATTGCACCCGATCCCGGTAAGCCTTGTCTGGCTTCAGCACATGAACTGAACTCTCCCACGACTTCAATATCAGGCTCTAAATTCAGCAACTGCGCGAATCCTGAGCGTACAACAACATGATCATCAACTAATGCTACTTTAATCATCATTATTTATTATCGAATTAAGCATCGGACTAAACTACTCTTATTGATATGGCTTCGCAATAGTACGCCATAGATAGAAAATAGGGGATATTAAGGCAAAAAATGATGGCAAGATGCTACTGCGGATATACAGTAGCATCAGTAAATTTTTAATCTGGCTTAATGTGCTTTCTTCGCTTTTCGGATCTTTTTCTCTTCCGCAATAGCCACGAAAGCAAGCAAAGTAAGACATACGAATGCTGAAGTATCCAAGGCAACAAATGTCCCTTTCCAACCTGTTAAACCAAAGACAGGCACACCATCCGCAATCATTCCCAAGCCAAGCTTGGCAAAGCTGTCACCGATTAAATAAGCAAATGTTCCTTTAACACCATCAGCCACACTGATTGCTTTTTTCGGTACAAATCCAACAGCCGCCACACCAATCAACAACTGTGGACCAAATACCAGGAAACCAAGCACAAACAGGGAACCCAGATACATATATTCACTGGTTGCATGTTGATAGAATTCAAGGCAAACAATAATCAACCCTAACGAGACACAGGCAACCAGAGCACGACGACCATTTGCCAAGTCTGACAAATACCCCCACATTAATGTCCCTACCAGCGCACCTATTTCGAACATGGTAAAACCCGTGATGGCGGTTTCTTTTGATTGTCCCAGTTCCTGATACGCATACACGGTTGACCATTGGTCGATACCAATACGCACAATGTAAAGAAAGATATTGGCAAAACAGAGTAGCCAAATGACTTTGTTTTTTAATACATATTCAACAAAGATCTCACGTTTAGTCATCTGGTTTTCTTCTGCCGCGATATCTTCTTCGCTGACAGGTTCATCAAATAACTCTTCTACCTTACCCAAGCCGTAACTTTCTGGAGAGTCGCTACCATAACGCAATCCAATGAAACCAATGATCAGGGCAATGATTGAAGGGAAAATAAACATCCCTATCACATGACCATCAAAGAAATAATTGGCCCCAAAGAGTGCCACCCCAGCCGCAGCAGCCCCCCCGACATTATGTGACATATTCCACAAACCCAGATAGGTTCCACGCTTGTTACGGGGAGTCCATTTTGTAATGGTGGAATAGCTGGCCGGCCCACCTATACTTTGGAAAAAGCCACTCAACGCATAAAATGCCACCATCAGGAAAATACTGACGCCGGAATTTCCCATACTCATGCTAAACCCTAACATGGCAATGCCAGACAGGATCAGCATAAATGGCAGGAATTGTTTGGTATTTTTGCCATCGGCATAATAAGCAACAACGGTTTTACCAATACCATAAGTAATAGAAAAACCTAACCCTATCAACCCAAGCTGCGTCATCGACAGACCATAAGTTGAGATCATATCGTTTTGGGCTATGTTAAAGTTCTTACGTACCAAATACATAGCCATATAGCCAATAAAAACCACCAAATACGACTGCATAAAGGGTTTGAACCACATTTTGCGGCGTACTTCCACTGGTAGATCCAGTGTTGGCTTACGAATTTGTTCTAGAATCTTAAGCATTTGAAATCCTTAGATAACTACGAGAAAAAGCGCCTTTTTGAAGCAGGTGAAGATAAAAAAGGCAAATCGCAAGAAAGCAAAAGTTTTCGTAGTTATAGTTTTCGTAAATATAGTTTTGCAGATATAGTTATTATCTGGTCAGTTTAGAAAACTAAAGGAAGATTGGCTTGAGCTATGGTCTTAGTTGGACTAGGAATATTTCCTAGTTTTATCCTGTTCGAGCATAAAGCGTGAAAGAAATCACACTCTTTACTCAAATTTGTATTACATTGTGCATTATTCCATCTATGGAAAAATGATTTTTACTGGATGCATGGTTTACCGTCAAAAGTTGCATACTGATATGGTGTGATTTAGTGTGATATGGAAGCAAAAAAGCCCTGAAATCAGGGCCTTAATTAGAAAATCATGATGATTTGGGGAAGATCTAAATCATTCCCACTCAATTGTCGCTGGTGGTTTACCGCTGATGTCATAGACTACCCGCGAAATACCATCAATTTCATTGATGATTCTGTTCGAGACACGCCCCAAGAAGTCATATGGCAGATGCGCCCAATGAGCGGTCATAAAGTCAATGGTTTCTACCGCCCGCAAGGATACAACCCAGTCGTATTTACGGCCATCTCCCATAACACCAACAGAACGAACTGGCAGGAATACGGTAAATGCCTGGCTGACTTTATGGTACAGATCCGCTTTATGCAGTTCTTCGATAAAGATAGCATCAGCGCGGCGCAGAAAGTCACAATATTCTTTCTTCACTTCGCCCAATACGCGAACACCAAGGCCTGGACCTGGGAATGGATGACGATACAGCATGTCATATGGCAAGCCCAATTCCAGACCGATACGACGTACTTCGTCTTTAAACAACTCTTTCAGCGGTTCAACCAGCCCCAGCTTCATATCTTCTGGCAGGCCACCAACATTGTGGTGAGATTTAATCACATGGGCATTGCCAGTAGCAGATGCGGCTGACTCGATAACATCTGGATAAATCGTGCCCTGTGCCAACCATTTAACCTGAGTTTGTTTCGATGCTTCTTCATCAAACACATCAATAAATACGTGACCGATGGTTTTGCGTTTAGCTTCTGGCTCATCAATGCCTGCCAGTGCAGATAGGAAGCGCTCTTCTGCTTTAACATGCACGATGTTCAGGTCAAATTTACCCGCAAACATCTCCATCACTTGATCCGCTTCGTTCAAACGCAGCAAGCCATTATCGACGAAAACGCAAGTCAGGCGCTTACCAATCGCACGGTTCAACAGCAGTGCAGTCACAGAAGAATCCACGCCGCCAGACAGAGCCAAAATAACATGGTCATCACCAATCTGTGTACGCAGACGTTCTACGATATCATCGATGATAGAAGCAGGCGTCCACAAAGCTTCACATTGACAAATATCCAGCACAAAACGTTGCAGGATATTCAGGCCTTGGTGAGTATGGGTGACTTCAGGGTGGAACTGTACGCCATAAAAACGTTTTTCATCGTTAGCCATGATAGCAAACGGGCAAGTATCTGTGCTGGCAATGGTTGTAAAGTCAGCAGGGATTGCCGTTACTTTGTCACCATGGCTCATCCATACATCCAGCAGCGGTTTGCCTGCTTCACTCAGGGCATCTTGAATATCGCGGAATAGTTCACAATTATTCTTGATTTCAACCTGCGCATAACCAAATTCACGCTCA contains:
- the uhpT gene encoding hexose-6-phosphate:phosphate antiporter, giving the protein MLKILEQIRKPTLDLPVEVRRKMWFKPFMQSYLVVFIGYMAMYLVRKNFNIAQNDMISTYGLSMTQLGLIGLGFSITYGIGKTVVAYYADGKNTKQFLPFMLILSGIAMLGFSMSMGNSGVSIFLMVAFYALSGFFQSIGGPASYSTITKWTPRNKRGTYLGLWNMSHNVGGAAAAGVALFGANYFFDGHVIGMFIFPSIIALIIGFIGLRYGSDSPESYGLGKVEELFDEPVSEEDIAAEENQMTKREIFVEYVLKNKVIWLLCFANIFLYIVRIGIDQWSTVYAYQELGQSKETAITGFTMFEIGALVGTLMWGYLSDLANGRRALVACVSLGLIIVCLEFYQHATSEYMYLGSLFVLGFLVFGPQLLIGVAAVGFVPKKAISVADGVKGTFAYLIGDSFAKLGLGMIADGVPVFGLTGWKGTFVALDTSAFVCLTLLAFVAIAEEKKIRKAKKAH
- the uhpA gene encoding transcriptional regulator UhpA: MIKVALVDDHVVVRSGFAQLLNLEPDIEVVGEFSSCAEARQGLPGSGAMVCILDISMKDESGLSLLKDPPSGITCIMLSVHDSATMVENALKAGARGYLSKRCSPDELIQAVRTTANNGCYLTPDIVLNLTSSKSNPSSLEYLTRRERQVGEMLASGMDVKAIAAELGLSHKTVHVHRANAMSKLGVTNNVGLANYFATSDL
- the guaA gene encoding glutamine-hydrolyzing GMP synthase; protein product: MTTNIHQHRILILDFGSQYTQLIARRIREIGVYCELWTWNVTEEQIRAFNPNGIILSGGPESTTEHNSPRAPEYVFNAGVPVLGICYGMQTMSMQLGGQVSNSDEREFGYAQVEIKNNCELFRDIQDALSEAGKPLLDVWMSHGDKVTAIPADFTTIASTDTCPFAIMANDEKRFYGVQFHPEVTHTHQGLNILQRFVLDICQCEALWTPASIIDDIVERLRTQIGDDHVILALSGGVDSSVTALLLNRAIGKRLTCVFVDNGLLRLNEADQVMEMFAGKFDLNIVHVKAEERFLSALAGIDEPEAKRKTIGHVFIDVFDEEASKQTQVKWLAQGTIYPDVIESAASATGNAHVIKSHHNVGGLPEDMKLGLVEPLKELFKDEVRRIGLELGLPYDMLYRHPFPGPGLGVRVLGEVKKEYCDFLRRADAIFIEELHKADLYHKVSQAFTVFLPVRSVGVMGDGRKYDWVVSLRAVETIDFMTAHWAHLPYDFLGRVSNRIINEIDGISRVVYDISGKPPATIEWE
- the uhpB gene encoding signal transduction histidine-protein kinase/phosphatase UhpB, whose protein sequence is MRQYLINSFCGWLLFSCWWFCLWVIAYYFVNDSELAILFFPFALRLGIVLHTPKRYWTTIYSAEWGLTICLTLLMGQLQWLTVLTASVASFPLVWFASRYYCGNQWQRFVVMAGIILTTSMINVAAISNHNSALSIAFLVSLTGGVMLVPLCYLIWHYLFQNIWFPLTANLVSHRIQFHLKHIILYSSLFILNIFLQVGLPNELRYFAPFCLAIPIILLAFRYGWQGAVVGTLLNSIALIAARNGVSNNGVSNIEITDLLLSLLAQTLTGIMLGMAVQRQRDLNAQLKRQLHCNHSLSRQLVKAEESVRREIARELHDEIGQNITAIRTQANIIQRVEVAPISANCAKTIESLSLNVYDTTKGLLSRLRPKILDDLGLKEAIEQLLRDMEFASHGILVDVYWETDSAMAIAQLSDTTQITLYRLCQEALNNAMKYSQADRIELHFSINGMIHVLIRDNGIGCKSEDHMKGFGLRGMRERVQALGGTFSIHSEKRQADSTSSGTDLSITLPKL
- a CDS encoding MFS transporter, whose protein sequence is MTASSQSRPMHDEPLSAEEIRQQYRYWRLHIMLSLYVGYALFYFTRKSFNYAMPAMITDLGLDKGEIGLIGTLFYITYGCSKFLSGIISDRSNPRYFMGIGLIATGIINIFFGLSSSIVMFTFLWILNAWFQGWGSPPCAKLLTSWYSRSERGFWWSLWNTSHHTGSALVALFISFLTLHFSWREGFIVPGCLGILAGIFLCWRLRDKPATMGLPTIGQFRNDHLEKVQENQGQGLTTKEILKTYVFGNKYIWLLSLSYVLVYLVRTVINDWGNLYLTEYHHYDLVSANAVLSLFEVGGFMGSLVAGWGSDRVFGGNRGPMNLIFAMGIFLSVAALWLMPMTDLIFQSIGFFAIGFFVFGPQLLIGMAAAECSHKDSAGAATGFVGLFAYTGAALAGYPFAIILKYYHWKGLFITISVCAVLIGLLLLPFLQAQFPRQKMQD